The genome window TGCCTTCTCAAATTACCAAGGCAGATCCATTCAAGTACTGCTACCCTTTTATGAAACCCTTCAAAATACTGTACGCAGAGAGGGGTATTACTACAATAAGAGTTACTCAGGGGACACTTAAGATACTGAATTAAGATGTCTGTCATGTTTGCTATCATGCCTTCTCTCATCGGTGTGCCTTAGACAACTAACTGCCTGAAAAGCGTATAATGTCCCTAGCTGTGTGCTTGTGAGCGTGGGGACCGCTGAGCAGGGCTGTGAAGGTAATCGGTCTGTAAggtaaaatatgaaaaactaaatcttaaagaGTTCAGAAAATACAGATGGGCTGGATCCAGCATGTCAGATGTGAACATCTGAAACTTGGCATGGAGAGGGTGCACTGGAACTGGTTAGAAATCTAAAGATCAAGACTCAAACCCTATTCAAGACAGGCATTTCACATGTCAAACAAACAATGCGGTAATTCCTTTGCCTTGGTCACATGCCTGTATTGAACGTACTGTTCCTGCACTTCAAATTTTGGTGCATTCTATTGTTACTTCTGAAAGCCTGATTCGGtgataaaaatcaaaaatgCCTACTGGGTTGGCAATTACTCATTTCATTATCAGTCAGGACTGCTGGAAGTGAGAAATGAATGCAAATCTGCATAGCTACAACAAGCTTGTGGCTGCTGATTGaccatgcacacacatacaaactCCGCAGCACTGAACTTTCCATTACCTACTTCACCACCGGTGTAGAAGTCAGAGTTTGTCGGGTGAACGACAGCATCACTGTCGATCGTGGCAATGTCAGCCTGTACAACTTGCAACTACAACAGGTAAACAGATGTATATCAACCACGTTGGACAGAGACCCAGCACAGGCTCTACATTTACACATGTACCAACGTCCATATTTTCCTACCTTTACATCTCCAAACCTTGCGCCAAAGGAGTATGCTGAGTTGTGTGTGCAGGTGTGTGTAGAGAAAGGGGTGTAGGGAACAGGAGGAGGAATCTTGAGTATGACATGatcaaataaattttaaaatgacaagtCAGAGCAATCACACAAGATCATTtccaaagttttaaaatcagcTAACACCCCGTTTCACTTTGTAGAAACCTAGAACAACCAGTTCCCCACAGAGCATGATACTAAAATATGGaatctgcttaaaaaaagaaattcaggatCATCAAGCCAAACAAAATAACTAGTTTCTCCATTTTGTCAGCATCAATAAGCTGACAGGCACTAGTCCTTGTATGTATAGCgattcattattttgtttctaaaatgacAGTCTCCTTCATACGGAGGAAACCACGTATTTGCACGTGGGGTTGTCATGAACTTGcttaaaaaatatacatgatTGCTCTTGTATTTTAAAGGTAAGGCATATTTGCTAATCATGTGTTGGAACGGCTGAGACACATGTAAAAACAGACATATTTCTGAGAAAGGCTGATTTAAAAATTAGCCTTCTTAAATCTTTCTCTTGTTAAATTACTTATGTACATTCCCATAGGAAATGGAGTGGTAGAAGAATTATGGGTTATATTCCATtaaggaagttttaaaaaaagacaacagcaaGGATAAGAAGGGAAGGCAGTACATAATagataaaagttaatttttcttttacttttgctGAAGAACAGACTTTTACTGaagaagaattaattttttttcaatctggAACAAGACAAGCTTCAAAAGCGATGCGCCATCTATGATAGTATCTACAAGTTCAGTGTTGGTATAATgtcagtatttgttttcagcagaatgTGAAAGTGACAGGGAGTAACTGAAGCataatggaaacaaaatatttggctGAATTAAACACGAAATCAAGGTAGGAAAGATTTGGGAATAGTTGATTATTTCATCATTCCTCTTTACAAATTTTATGCCTACTCTgagtatcagaaaaaaatcctgagatTGCAGTTAGAATGGAGAAACTGCTTATTTTGAACACAACCtgacaaaaaagtattttagtcCTCAAAGTATCCAAATAAGAAACCCCCCAAAGTAGCTAACAGTCACATATGATCATTatggaaaagaatttaaatgatTTGTTTTAACTGAAGTCAACTTGGAAGACTAGCAATAGCTGCAAGTGTTCAGATTTGGTGAAAAAGTCTTTTGAATATAGTTCTTCAACAAAACAGAACCTGCGCGATTTGAATTTCTGCTCTTATTAAATGTATGAAGCCCTAGAGAGTAAATTCTGGGTTCCATAATTTCCATGTGACCGTTAGTTGTGTCAACCCATGCCCCATTTACCTAGGTCATCTTTAAGGTCAATGTCAGCATTGGTAGGATTGATAATGGCCTCCACCTCGAAGCCGGCTAAATTACTGATTTCACTGTGAATAAGgttcagctgaaaagaaaagcatgaggTGGGAAATAACAGGACAGCTGGGAAAtcacagagaagctgcagaaaagTGAGCTTTGCAACACAGATGGAGAGAGCATCACTGCaaacaaatatgcaaaataaaaggcaggtCATAAGGGGGGGTTAttatccaaaaaaaaattcaaacacaaGACTCAAACATTGTTCACACTGGGAGGACGTGAATGTACCTACTAACAAGCTCTGTTTCGGCTTTATGCTGACCACTATTTGGGATTCTTATTTTGGCGTTATAAGAGGCTATGTTTCTCCTCAAAGTATAGATGAAGGACACCCTAATGATTTCTTAAGCATCAATTACGGGATGTTTAGCACTGAAACTGGATaaaagctgctgctcctccttccATAAGCCAGCAAAGATGAGCACGTCTTTGAGAAAGCACACACTTGCCTCCAGGGATTCTGCCATCCTAACAAGGGGAcaccttgcttttcctttcctcattaGTGGTCACCTCATTCTGTATCGCAGGGATGTCAGTTTTCAGCTGCACAGTTCTGCTGCCTTTGTGGATGGCTGGTGAGGTACTGCGAGCAGGCACTACTATGTGCTTATTGCTtctaggttttattttatttgctttatttccttttgtcatTTATGAAAAGAGAGATTGTAACCCCACCCACTAACGCCTATTAACTCCTCTCATTAACACCCACGTGTTTAAAACATGCTTTGCAACTGCTGTCTGAATCATTACAAAATCAGAAGGATTTCTCACTGCATACAGTAAGGCGAGGAAGTGAGCACAGATATCTAGAGATTAACCTCACATCCACACTATGtgctcttaaaaaataaaaagaattaatgaaaTACGAGGAAGTGCAGATTTCAACTTCTAGCAACACACTTTGAGCAGGACTCACAAACCAGTTTGTAAAATAAGAAGTCAGTGAAAAGACCAGCAATGGTAATGAACTGACCCTGCCATGCCATACCAGTGAGGAAGTTTCTTTGGAAGTGCTTAGAGGTGTAAAGCGATAGTACAATTTGCTTACTACTGACAGCTTGGGTGTCCCATCATAGCACGTGACCCACACCACAGAAACAACTCCGAAATCTGAGGCAATTTGATGTTAATGCCAAACTTGGCCAAAGTCAAACCTGCAGCACGCTGGCAGGGACGTGGGGAAGGCTGTAACACCAGGGGTTTGTATCGCTGCCTCGCAGCCAGCGTTGGGACGTCTGGTTTCACATGCACCAAGTTTACTACTGCCAAAACTTAAAACTCTTTAAAGTGCAAAAAAATTTTCCAGACTCTTTCATATGGGGAAATACATTATCTACATCATAAGTCACGTTTCTATCCacaacatgcatttaaaatgatCATTGCAGGAGCTGATTAGGCAATGTGGAAAGCAACTATGAAAGAGAAAGCTCTCATTCATTTCTGCAAGTCCTAAAGCCAGCTGCCATTAAGCCAGGCTTTCCTTCTAATCCAGAGCCTGCTGGGTTCAACCTATGAAGCATAACATATACAAGCAGGCATGGCAATTAATCTCATCAAAAAACTGAATTTTGTCTCTAGATTTGTAATCCATGTTCTGTAAACTCAACTCTTCAAATCTTCTCCTTGTGTATGTGAGTTTATTGATAGGGAATATGAGCCAATTCATTTAACCAATACAAGTGAATGGGTCATTTAAGGAGGCCAACAGCCACATATTCAAGTTTTATGAGaaaattgtttccatttcattcaTGTGATTAGATGAATTgaccttctttctctttttaaaagcctgaaatTTCACATAATTTGCATATGTTGCCTGAGTAAACTACATTCCCTCAAAACAGGGTGATTTTGGCTAAAATTTAGTGTAATTCAACCCTGTTTTATGTAGAGGTCTGTTGGGGAATTTGTAATAAATCCTAGGAAAACTTGTTTTCCAAATAGCTGAGAATCCTTTCATACTTCACACGTGGCGAGTTATTCATACTTGAGTTTGAGTCTTGAGTTTGACTACAAGcaactgctgtttaaaaaaaaaaaaaagtcaaaacaaatcaaaccaaaatgttaaaagaaactttatgaattttgaaataaaaaaaccaacaaaacacatgcacacaccaAAAGACTGTTTGGTGGAGATTTTAGTATGTTCCTAAGcatattttgttcattttatagGTGACTCGCTTTGCTAATTCTGTGTTCTCCAAGTTTTTGCCCCAGATCTACTGGCTGCAGACCATTGTGGTTTCATTCCTTTAATCTATCTCTGCGCCTACTCATATAtgggatttattttaatatcaatTAAAGTTGCAAtttaacagcaacaacaaaatgcTTAAAAAGCTGCCCATCACTGATAGCGTGTGTTGGCACTAAGTATTATTTTGCTAAATTGTGCATTTACTGTTCAACGCACTGTTAGCTATCTGATTGccaaaaacaattaaaaaaaatcagaagttttcCCACAGAATTAAATCCTCCATTGAGTACTTGCTCAATTTCACTACCCAATAGTATGAAGCATGTATTAGACAGGAGAAGTGATTCCCTAAAGggccactttaaaaaaataaataggcaCAACTTGCATATACATGTGCAACAAAGGATGGACATAACTTTAggtaacatttaaattaaatgtgagTTAGATAAAATGCAGATGGCACTTAGCACATCCGTGAGTAGTTTCTGAGCCAAGCCTTGCATTtcttatttcagagaaaattacCTTTAAAGTCTTGGAACTTTTTCTGGTATAGTTTCatacagaaaactgaagatgCCTGTTGCAGACAACAAGCTATGCTCTCTCTGAAAGTCCAAACCCTAATGCTTAGGCTTGAGGTCTTACAACTCCACCTCTACTCCGTAACTGtctcaggaaaaacaaactagTTGATGTGCAGAATACCGTGTTTCTATCAGGATGTCACTTGTAGGATGCCCAATCATTTACATTATTAACTAGATTTTAATACTTAATTAGTGTAGCACTGCTACACTTCTACAGAAGGGTGCTTTGCCATTTCTCTAAGAATTTCTAGCTGAATGTCAGCAGTTTCCTAAAGATTTAATGCAATaacagtactttttaaaaactgaacaaTACCCAGGTTTGCAACATTCTCATTTGTGTTTTcagtaattaaattaaattcatcagaaggatgaagaaccatTCTTGCAAATGAaacccttccctttcccttctgcaaaCATGGAGccaagaaaaagatttttcccaTTAAACACTTATGAATGACATGATACCAAGAAcaggattattttcttccttctctgcatcTACTAAATTATTTCCTGATCTAGCAGATAGGGGGTTTGCAGACCAGAGAGACACGCTGTGAAGGCGTTCAAGGATGTCACAGGAGGTTTGAAAGATACCAATTGTTTGGGTTCTTTGGTTTCAGGTTTCTGTGTTTGCACTGTAGTTTATTAAGAACACACAGAACGTGAAAGTATATTGAAAATCTCTACAAattcaagaaaaatcaaataactGTGATTAATAtgagtatttttgcttttcaaatggaaaagctcaaaatgttttaacataTTAAGCTTTCCTACCATCCACATGAAGAGTGTATCTCCATTTCGCAAATAGGGAAGGcaccagagaaagaagaggtgaTTTACAGCATCTCTGAACCAGCCAAAGCCAGGAGCCAGGAGCCATGGTTTCCAGGCCTCCAGCTGAGCCACCCAAACACTGTGCTCCCTACCCAAGAGACTAGcagatttttccttccctccaaaTGCTGTTTAAGGAGAGTGAGGCTACGCTGCAGACAAGAAAGGTCCTCCTCCAAACAGACAAACACCTTCTGCCCTCACACACCTTGGAAAAAAGCAATATGCACAAGGCTAAGGAATTCAACTGCAACACCACTGTCCAGAATCCCCAGTGAAGAAAATTCTTAGTGCGTTACATTTATGAATACTAATGGCACCAATGGCACTAATTTAAGACAACTATaacaaaacagatgttttgCTGTTAAGCACCAGACTTAAACTtagataaatatattaaaaatcagtattatctttttaaacagcaattGCATGTAGAAATGGCTAAGCAGAAGCATTTAACCGATTCAAAGTTACTAGAATTTTTATGGATAATTGTTATTTTTCGTTTGtaaatttccaaaataaatagcaattaTTTGAGACTTCCATAATTCACAACTACCACCATCAATGAGCTCGCAGTCTGCTAAACCTGCACGTAGCAGCAGACACCCTGTCACACCCAGGAGCCTCCTGGCCCATGCAAAACACACCTCAAGTTTAGGAGAGAGGACACCTTCAACTCCCACCAATTCCATCCTTGAAAGTTTTACCTTTGCCTTTTTTATCAcaagaaaatcaaaattattttgatgatACTGAAAATGCATGTATTGAAAACAATTCCTGGGGAAtggtctgaaaatatttctaggaATAAGCCAgcataatacatttttttgctgtttttatgCTAAGTAAAATCTCTTTGATCACTATGGCacaaagaaagtttttttttcattttaagcttCCCACGTTTTCAGTCTTAACACGAATGCTTAAAGAATTTAGGATGGTCTAAATGTGCTATTTTGGGGGTAAATCAGAACAAAGACATTAATATATCATTTACCAGCTCAAACAAGGCAAGAATGCTTTTTTGACTCACACGTAATAGGACACAGAAAATCCTTGTCTTTGTTAGACATGGCCTACTTTTCTTAAGATTTTTACACTAACCATTTACTGCCTCTAAAGACAATTTCTCTCAGggaatcaaaagcaaaatataatcTGTGCTAGACACATCTCAAGAGCACCTATGCATTCTCTACCCCTCAGAAAATAATCCATTTCATTTGGAGTGTTCCCTCATAGGAGACAAAtgggttttcatttttcttttcatttttcttttaattatgtGTCCTCTGTTACAAATAAAGGCTAACACCTGGCCCCTCTCATGTGCCAGGCTAACTGACAATGAACCAGTATGGGGATGGACATGTCATAGCAGTAATTTTTTCACTCCAAGTGAATGAGAAAGCCAGAAAGTCTATTTCCCAGTACAAAGTACTCACTGGAAAGCTCTACAACAGACACTGGCTTTGCTCACCACAGCTTAAAGCAGTCTTGGAGTTCCTGATTCCCCTCCACCGAGCCTGACAGCAACACCCCATTGATGTGCTGGGTCACTCTTGCTGGAACACAAGGCTAGCTCCTATTACAGGTTTCCTATGGTAACTAAAAGGAGTTCAAAATCAGGTCCAAAAGTCTGCTGTTACTTGCTTCCTTGAAACAGTGAAGTAGTTTATAAATTTTGGGTTCTAATTTAGTAATTAAAacgtttttaaaaaatatgttcaaaaCCACCCCTCTAGCAGTAgtcaaataacaaaaaaacctacCAAACCAGCAGTCTAGCTCTAGCTGTAAAATTAAATGTGGAAAATCAGAAGTCTGGCAAAAAGTAACGTTACTCTCATGCATGTTAAACTTAGCAAATAAACTGGAAGGATAAATGGGGAACAACCtcagtatgaaataaaaatgagtcaGAGGAGATACATTCCACAATGGACAATGGCTCATCTTTTATGACTTACAACACAATGATCTGATTACTGAATGATAGAAGAAAGATGCAGTTTTACTTAAGAAAATTTTGTATCATGAACTAAAGGCAGGTTTCAAGATACAAGaccaaattaatttaatgaatTGCCTCTTCAAATGGATCCTCTCTTTAAGCAGATATGTGTTTGTATTAAAGCACCCCATGGCCCAAAGCATATTCACAGGGAAAAAGGATCGTTGACTTCTAGCTTTTCATAACAGCATCATTATTACACAGCATTAACTTTTGTAAataacaaagcagaagaaaacacaaaatcactATTACGAACAAATGTCTAAAATAGGCTTTGATAAAAACCTGTAAATCATTTACATCAGCAATGAAGTGGGCTGCCCActggaaaaagatattttattcttACAATAATCTCATCTTTGGCAGAAGCTTAGCTGTAACAATTGTGCTGTTTATGAATAAGGCGAGACAGATTACAAGCACACAGGCTTTCCTCCTATTTGAGTATTTAATTGTGTAGCCATATGAAGACTcatttatgtgtttttaaaatgttctaaacGTTGTTTCAGAGAATTTCTTTGTTCAAAAACTAATATCATACACGTCCTCAAGTGCTCAGTGGGGAAACGTCCGTTGTACCTAGACGTTTTGGGGAAaagggggtggtgggagggggTGTTCCCTAAGCAGCACTGAAATACAGGTattcatttataaaaacacaggAGCATACCTTCTGGCCAAGGAACAGGCTTTTGGTGGACAGGACTGTGAAACCATCTGCAGGAGTTCCCTCTGTTGTACTGTCAGCACTGGCTGATTTGCTCACTTCTCCCTGCTTCTTCTTCCAAAAATATAGTTAATTAGTTAACTCAAGGCTGAGAGAAAAACACCGTTTAATAACACTAAGATCTATGACATGCCATAAATGCTTACCAGGCAATAAAATGCCAGTACAAACACTGACGTTTGGATTTTATCTTTTAGTCTAACTAAAGTGACTGATTACAGCTGGAGGAATCAACAGGAAAAATTACCTCAACCCCTGCATATCTCCATAAGCCTTTTCTTGCCTAGGACAGTGCACAATTCAGATGAGTGTTGTCTTAAGTGTTGCAGGAAAACATATAAAGAGCCCCAAACTTTTAACAACTTTCTAATGGCTTGTGTGGAAAAAGATGATGTATCTAACTTGTATGTGTGGGCAGACATTCATTTTAACCTAAAAACTGACTTGTCAGAGCacaaattttctctctctgggaAGGGAGGTGCTACCAGATTTCACaaacttatttttagaaatactgcTTTGGAATCTGGCCATCCTTAGAGCCACTGTCAGAAGGATACATCTACTTTCTACCTGCCTAGTAGTAGGAAATGGGCTGAACAATTTTCTCTGTCTTGTTTAACATGATCACCTTCATCTCCAGTAAAACTGTAGGGGGAGAGGGAGTTCCCCTCAACTACCATTCCTTTTTTCAACTGTATTACTGAAGTAAAATGATAGGTTTCAGGAACAAATTGATTTactgaataaaaatgagaaCTAGGAACATTTTGAAAAGGATGCTTCCTGAAGACAGTGAATTGACTGCTGTGCTTATAAACTCAATTGGTGCCAAAAatcatttcatattttcaataaaattactAGTTAggatttaatataaatatttggtGCCTCAGCAATACCTGTGCTGAAGTTAAAAAGCACACCTGGAATATAAAGCAAGCCACTGTTCTCCTACTGTCCCTTTCCAAAGTATATAAACTAAATCTGTGGCTGAGCAACTCAAATGACTGATGCAAGGGGATATTGGTGCTTCTAGAAGCTGTAGCCATGCTTTacacaaatgttttgaaaattagaTTTTCATGGGTCCTATTTCAATTCCCCAGGAGTTTACTGTTAGCCAAATACCAATATAGTAAGCAGACAATACAGTTTATTgtgtggaagaaaaacagaacccCACAACAGACTTCCTGCTTTTGTAAccaagcaggggaaaaaaaattccagattTAGGGAAATTATTAGTGCATGGTTAATAGAAGCACTGCACTTGAAAGGTCAGCTGCTAAgtgttttaaaagacaaaactaaattCAACAgttcaaaaaacaaagaagtgaAACAATCAGAAGAGTGACCAAGTAAACAATAACAGACACATACAGGATGACTACAGAAGCTTTGTTTGAGAGGGATGGCAACTTCCCACATGCACTGTCCATTTCATGTGAAATTCAcgtaatttttcttcctgctttcatAACCTATTACTACACTGtagtttttttgcaaaaaaaaatccttggtTTCACACGCACACATTAGAAAGATTCCCTCCTCCTACAAACTGAAactaaaaaaaggaatgaaggaATGTTCTCCTTAGCTTAAAACACGATGTTATTCTTAGTTTCCTAACataagaaaaatcacattttggtCCTCTTGTTCTTCCCCTCACCTCCACACTTCATTTCAAATGAGTTTAATTAATTactaggaattaaaaaaaaaaacaagtctaaACATGGATGATTCTCCTCTATAACATACTAAAGACAGAGGGGGACATTTGTGGGTCTTTACCTCAGCCAAAGAAATTCTGTGTAGCCACAATACAGTTTCTCTAATGCTGCAAGAGACTCAGCTACCTGCTCTAGCAAAACTGCATCCTACTTCAGGAGGAGTATTTCACACTCTCTGGATTTCATCTAATCAGCTAACTAAGAGGAACCTTATACTAAgctggaacaaaacaaaacccattaAGAAAAACCaacaagcaacagaaaaatacaacacTTGAAAACAGGACTCTGACATGCTGATGGCTGAGGACACTATTACAACGCAAGTGACTTAGgctgttgcttttcttcaaTATTTACAATTGCAAAATGCTGCTTTAGTGTGACTTTACTTTTGTAAAAAGTAATGTGCAGACACATACCTGAACAACACCTGAACAAAGTCCAAGCAAGGTTACTCTGCCTAGCCCAATGCAGGCACCTGGCAGTCACAGCAAAGCCACCCCTACAGGTGCTACGTAAGGTCTTGTTTGCTCACCAGTAAGGCACGACGATATAGCCCCcatacactctcttcttctgcctctgGTGCCTCCAGCCTGTGCCCACCTAATGACTGCTTCGTACAGAGTATTTCCAGCTTGCCTGCCTGTCCTGCAGACCTGTGCCACTTCTGAGGGTTTTCAGACTTCCAGCTGCACTAGGGAGAGGGCAGCACTCCTGCAGCATTTGCTCAGGCTGCTACTGAAATCCCTATTGTTAACAACACATGGAACAGAAAGTCTACCCTACGTGATGCTCCCTACAGCTACTACTAGCAAGCTTGTTTGGgtttaaaataaagagatgACTCTACCTTGGATTTCCTTGCCCCTTTCTTGCCACCTGTTTTCTTTGAtacagtttttttctgtgatggaGACTTTGCCTTCTTTGCTGGAGGTGGAGTGATGATGgcttccagttttccttttgatCCCCGCTTCTTTGCCAACAGCTCTGGGTGAATATTGGGTAACACTCCACCACTGGCTATGGTGACCCCTTTCAATAgctaataaaaaagaagttacagaTGATAAATTTCAGCATCTACTCACcaataaatagaaaatgtcaGTTACTGCAAAGTTGGTACATTGCCTTGAGTTTTAACTGGTTGTTGTATGTTTCTCAACACAACTATCCTTGAAGAAGAGAGATATGAAATGTATGAAATGGAGTCGATCATGTACTAGATTTTAACTACAAAGGGAATGTGTATTCTTCTTGCACATATGCTTCTTACTGTCAATATCTCTTGGGCTCACACAAGATCTGTTTCTGTGAAGCCATGCAATGAAGACTGTTACCCAGCTACCAGCAAACAGGACAGCCCCAGCCACAGACACGAGGGCTGTGCAGAACACAACATATGTCCCAATTGCTGAATTTTCTTGAAAGGGCATttcttaaaacagatttttttttcttagaaaaaagaaacttcaaatGGAGGGTAACATTATACAAATCTCTATACCTGgaagtctttcttcaaaaaaatctttatgtagttgaagaaaagcagatcaATATTCAAAAGTGTGCAGTTCATTCAAGCCTTTAAAAGCAGAGGTGAAATATATCATgttctgtatttaaaagcacTTTAACGCATTTTTTATACATCTAACTGGGACTAATTCACTATTTGGGAGGATGCAAACGGTGACATCGAAGTCCCTCAGGTACTCCCACCTTCTGATTCGTGTTTACTGCTCCCCAACCACAACTCAGTGAGGCTCCAAGTTGACAAAGGGATGATGAATGGAAAGTATTATCAAATTTCAAACAAAGTCAGAAGGAGGGTGGtttggggatatttttttttcctgctccatcACGATCCACAGGTTTGGAAAAAGTAtcttttcagatgtgtttttaCAGCACCTCACACTGTAATAACAATGCCCAAATATTTTTTGGCTAAGTTAAAGGCATCTTGAAATCTGCAAAGGACACAGACTTGCAAGACTTCCAGAGCCCTTAATTCTGTGGTCACAATGACAGACTTCAACGGGAACAGGACAGGTCCCACTGAGTCCCAAGGTGCTtaagggggaaaacaaaaacaaacagacaaaagcaTCTACAAGATTTTCTCCATGTCTCTGTCGAGTTTATGACAACGTTCCACTCTAACAGAAGTGGTTGTAATAGTGCAAGCAAATGTCATATTGCATCTCCATTGcatttttacacattttaagaGTCCTGAAATACATAATTAAGCTGAGTGCTGTAATTAGTTACACAGTCAGTGTGCTAGTGAGTGAACGAGCTGTTTCCCGGTGGGCTACTCAATAAGCAGAGGTCTTGAGTTAAAATTCAGCTATATggaaagacaatttaaaaagcCCTAAAGGAAATCCTAGCCCTCACACAGTGGAGTTTTTTCTTACCTGATTTAATTCTTCATCATTTGCTACAGCCAACAGGATGTGTCTAGGAGTGACTCGACCCTTCTTGTTGTCCCTTGCTGCATTTCCAGCCAATTCAAGAATTTCCGCTGGGGAAAAAGTAAGGCCCTTTTAATTACACTGTGatcattaagaaaaatcaatgtgTTATTTAGCATCCATGCGAAAAGATATCTGAATTATATTATGTCATTCCTAACTGCTGTAGAATACCCTCAACAGACATCTAACcctaaaattacattttctttttgtatgccTCATCGCTGAAGGGCAAATGCACACTTTTTATTCCTGTGATCTAAACTACATTTACTTGTTTATCCTTTTAAAGCAGTTCCCCTACATTCTTGACTTTTCAGTGTTCTTCTAAAGGCTACTGTGTGTTCCTGTCCTAGGATCCCTCTCCTATCAGGTGACAGAGTACTAAATGTAAAAATGCtacagttttttttcctcaaacctTCATAAATGTGAGTTCTGGCTTGTATCGCTTCTACTTTTTTATTACTGGAA of Nyctibius grandis isolate bNycGra1 chromosome 10, bNycGra1.pri, whole genome shotgun sequence contains these proteins:
- the MACROH2A1 gene encoding core histone macro-H2A.1 isoform X5, translated to MSSRGGKKKSTKTSRSAKAGVIFPVGRMLRYIKKGHPKYRIGVGAPVYMAAVLEYLTAEILELAGNAARDNKKGRVTPRHILLAVANDEELNQLLKGVTIASGGVLPNIHPELLAKKRGSKGKLEAIITPPPAKKAKSPSQKKTVSKKTGGKKGARKSKKKQGEVSKSASADSTTEGTPADGFTVLSTKSLFLGQKLNLIHSEISNLAGFEVEAIINPTNADIDLKDDLAVVSAGHGLPAKFVIHCNSPGWGSDKCEELLEKTVKNCLALADEKKLKSIAFPSIGSGRNGFPKQTAAQLILKAISSYFVSTMSSSIKTVYFVLFDSESIGIYVQEMAKLDAN